The DNA segment CTGCCAAAGATGAGGGAGTAGGGCTGAATACTTGCCCCGTTAGAGACCAGGGCGGCCGACCTGAACTCGGTGAGGAGACGTGGTCCCCCCAACACCCTACAAAGGTCATCGATCTCGGACACGAGAGACTGGCCTCTGTCTCAAGGCCAGACACCCCTCCTGCAGCTCTCTTCCTCCCAGCGCAGACTGGCCGGCTTAGAAATTGTGCTTTCTCTTCCGAGACCTGGTAGTCCGTGTGGGGGCTGGTGCCGGGGGTGCCTCTGGGGGCTCCGCTGGGGGAGCCTCGGCCTGGGGGGTAGAGCCCGTGGGGGCTGCCCCTTCAGGCCCCCGCTGAGATGCCTGAACCCCATCCCGGATCTCTGTCAGCGTCTGGCACATCTGGCTGACGCGGCTGGTCAGCTCGGCCATGGCCTGGCCGATGACATGCATGCTGTTGGCCATGTCCCGGTGCACTGTCACCAGCTCCTGGCAGAACTGCCGAAAGACCTCAGTCTGCTGGGCGTGGGCGTGGAGGAGCTGCCAGTCAAGGCCCGCGCTGGGTGGGCTGGGGTGCGGCCGAGGGGTCCGGCAGGCGGTCTGGGCCGGGGGCGAGGGTCGGGGCAGGGCCTCGGGCTTGGGGCCCACTGTCTCGGACTGGtcggaggaagaggaggagcggAGCAGGGTGGGCCTGGCCAGGCAGGCCTCTTCCTCTGGCGACGGCTGCAGGGGCACCCGCAGGGGCTGCCTCGAGGGCCCAGGTGTCtcctcatcttcatcatcttgcgggataaaaaacaaagaagggtAGATGATTACAACgaggagagagaaggcagccCTGGGTTCAGACCACCCTGCAGGGTTACCCAGCATCCCCCACCCTGCTACCCCTCAGCCTAGTTCAGTGCGTGCCCTCTCCACCACCCACCCAGGGAGGGAGAAGCACCTGCTCCCTACGTCCCCAAGGTGCTCGGGCCAGGCACCGCCCGGGAGACAGGCGAGCGTGAGCAGAGgccacctccccaggccccctTCCTTTCCTGGGAATAGCAACATTCCAGTGGGACCCCAGTCCCGTGACAGTGTGTCAACCAGGGGCTCACTTCCactctctgtgactcagtttctgcAAAGCAAGGGTAACAACTCTCTAAATACCGCTCAAGAAGCCAACACAAGAGCAAAGACAGGAAGGCACTCGGCAGAGCACAAAGAGCGACACCTGCCAAACGGGGCCAGCTGCTCTTGGCCGCCCTGAGTGCCAGCCATTTCTGAGTTGCTGGGGGCCACCTTGTGGCCTTGCTGGAATCTGCAGCTTTCGGTCACAGATGGGGGAAGCGGACAggctggagaggggaggaaagagatgGCGCTGGCACAGACAAGCCCAGCCGGTGCAGAGCAAATCTACCTGGCCACCAGCCCTGATGTCCCCTCAGCGCCCCAAGGGGGGGCTACCCAGGCAGACACATTCCCTTTACCTGGGAGCACCTGACGGCGCACAGAGACCATTAGACAGACTGCTAGTCAGGGCCAGTCACGGGGAGGGGCCCAGCCCTGCACACATGGGTCTCGGCGGCTCTCGTGACCAAGCGGATTCCCACGGCAGgagtcaaaaagatacaggctgactctcccaacacacacacctcccTGCCTGTACCTGGGGGGCTGAATTCAGAACCACCCCGGGCGGAGGTGACAGGACGACATTCATCTTGCCCTGGGCCATGTGCCTCCCAAGGGTCCTGGGACATCAGCCCAGTAAGAGAGCCTAGTGCCTTGTGCCCCCACTTGGTGGATACCCGTTCTGGAGCGGCAGGGTTGGAGGGAGCGGTGCGGGCTGATGTGGCGGGGCTCCCTCCCTTCCAGGGCCTCACTCCACAGAGCCCCTGAGCCTCTGGCCAAGCGCCACCGTAACAGCTGGGAAAAGGAGGGTTGGCCCAGCCTCAGTGGAGGGGTCCCGGGCCCCCTGCCCAGCTCAAGTCCCGTTTGCTAACCTCATTACCTTTGGGCTCAGGGAGACAGAGGGATGAGCAAGACAcaacgtagagaacagacttcacCAGGGGCTGGCCCCTTTCTTGTTCTTATAAACGGGTAGCATCACCCAGAAACTTGGGAAAACACTGATTTAGAGGGAGCTGGCAGGCCCAGGTTCACGTCTTTGTTCTGAATCTAGCTCTGAGACCACCTCTGTTCCTGGAGCTTAGCTGCCTCATCTGGACAACATGGAAGTCAGACTGGCCggcctcctctttccttcccagtTCTTAATATCTGACTCCGAATGGCCACCTGTCAGGAGCCCCAGCCAGACAGGAAATTAGCAAGATCCCTGCAGCAAGGGGCCTAGGAAGGGAAGGCTGGGGCTTCGTGAACCATCTctcccagggctggaggggctggctgGCTTCTCTGAAGCCCCCGTGCCCTGTTGGTCTGACAGCCTGCGGCGAGGACAGTGGGCTGCGGGTGGGGGGCAGATGTGCACAGAAGCCGAGCTGAAGCGGGTGCAGCCTGGGCCAGGAAGGGCCTCGAGTGCCCCCGCTTCTGGGGAGCCCCAATAAGAACTAAAGCCCCAAAGGACAGACAGCCATCTCGGCCAGGAGATTCCACACCCGCAGCCCCTGGCATCAAAGTTCATCCTGAgacacaggaagcagagaggaaaagagagagaccaGCGGTGGGAAAAGAGGGCCAGAGTGGGCCATGGGCAGTGGACCCAGAGCACAGAGAGGGGGATGTTAGATGGAGCCTTGGGGTGGGCAGAAAGAGGCCgagggcagagggaaggcagAATGGCACCGAAGAGGGCAGCGTGGAAATGAGACAAATAAAGACACTCGGAATAGACACACAGAAAGGGCTGAGCTTTTGGGCCGGGACTTGGCCAGCTTCCTCTGACGCCCCTCCCCCTCGCCGGCTGCACGGGGCTTCCCTGGCTCCTCTCTGTTCCTGGAACGTGCCAAGCGCCTTCCTGATGCGGGGCCTCGTACATGCTGTTCTGGCCTGtgaggccctcccctcccctgcactGCGCCCCACGCGCACCGGCCCGCTTAACTCTTCCTCAGCCTCCGTCTCGGTTCCACTGTGGCTCCGGGGAGCCTTCCCCCGCCCCGGTGGTCAGCGAGTCCACCGCTCCTGCTCCCAGCCAGGCTGCTACATAATCTGCGGAGCCGAACGCCACAGGAAAACGCAGGCGCCTCGTTCCAGCGCTGGCCTGCGTTGCAGGAGGGCAAGAGCAGAGCAGCTACAGCCCAGCTCTGAGCCCCTGGGAGCCGCAGGTCGCAGGCCCACGAGgtcagccctgccctcaggacCTCCTGTAGTTGTCCTAGGTGCCTTCTTTACACATTTCCTGGGGCAGTTATTTAATGAAAGTGTGTTTATTCTCACGAGTCTAGGAACCTCCCAAGAGCATGCACGGGGTAGGGTTTCTACCCAACGCTGCCTTCCCAGCTCCCAACACAATTCCTGGCACCGTGTTCAGGAAATATTCTAGAGTGGATGACGGAATAGGGGTAGTACAGTGGATAGAcgtgggagaaggagggaaggatggaaagaCTGGGCGAGGCAGAGAGAACAGGAGACAGAGAGGACAGGTGTGGGGGACACCACAGAGGAGTGGGCGGGGAATAGGCGGGGGGCGGAgcttggggaggggaggtgggcggTACTCACAGCTAGTCGAAGGGCTGTCGGTGGCATCCAGTTCTGCCCTGGGGAAGCAGTGCCCGGCCCGGGCCGTGAGCAGCGCTGACTCGATGGCCCTCTCGTGGGCAGTGAGCACGATGGTGGGGGCTCGGCCCCCAGCCCCCGGGCCCGACAGGGACTGCTGCATGAAGGCCAGCTTGTCCTTGGTCCTCCGTTTCATGTCATCCCATCTGTGCTTAATGTCCTTGACGGAGCGGGGGACCTGGCTGACGGAGGTGATTTTCCGGGCTATGCCTTCCCAAATCTTGTCCCTGTCGGCATGGGACAGCCGCATGGTCTCCCTCCCAAAGAGAACCGCTTCGTGGTGGGTCACCTCCGTGACCAGAATGTCCAGCTCCTCCTTGGAGAACTTGGGCTTCCTCTTACGCTCGGCCAGGGGTGCCACGTTCCTTGGGTTGAATATCCCACAAAGCACAATTGGGTAAATGACCGTCAATGCGGTGGGCCTCCTCCTTCCTAATCGCCGGCCCCCAGCTGGGGAGCCAGGAGGCACCTGGGCGCCCTCGCCCGCTCACCACCACCACACCCTCCTCCTAGCGACAGGCCCCTTCCGCCACTCCTTGGAGGGCAGGAGGAGACGTGGCGGACGCGATGGGAGCGCTGGCTGGAGCTGGACGCCTTCGGTTTCAGGCCCTGCCTCGCCTCTGTCCAGCTGTGAGAGCCCCGGCAGCTCAGCAGCCACTCCCGGCTCCACGCTCCCCATCGGGGAACCCGAGTAACAACCGCCCCCACCTCGGGAGTTGTTACCAAGGAGGGAAAAAGCACAGCGATGAAAAGAGCTTTAAAGCCCTAAACGGGAATAAAGGATCCTTATGGGGTTAGGATGAGGCCACTGCCTCTACAAAACGATATTTACATAAGGCCATAGTGCCCAAGGCTCTAAACAGGGTGACTATTTACAGTGGGCTTCCGTGGTCTCGCGGGTGACGCCCACGATGAGGGCGTGGTTACAGAAACCTTGTTCCGCCCAGTggctctcttccccttccccGTTTCCCCAGTCCCGCCTCTGGGTGTGTGCCGGCTCCCCTCCCACCGCAGCGCTGGCTGGCAGCAGCTCCTTTAGGGGTGGGCTGCTCTGGTTTTTTGGTACCTCGTGGGTAGAATGTGAGGAACCCATGAGCAACCCTCCGGAGACAAGTTCCACTTTGATGGACACCAGCAAGGTCCTTGGCTTCCATCTGCACAGAGCAGCCAGGGGCCCTGGGCATGGGTACAGGGCAACCCTTACCCCTCTGGCCTGGCACCTACTCTGGCTCTAAAGCTCAGTATCTCCGCAGTGGGGTCCTGTCCACCTTAACTCATGCTCAGGGTCACAACCATCCACCCAGGAGAGGCACCTGGGGGACGGAGGGAAACCTGGAGCCTGATTCACTCCTCTGGGTGCTACTGAAGCCCCGGCCAGAGGCAGGGGCACAAGACCCATCAGCCCTCACCTctccactcccccccacccacccagaatAGCACCcaagaggcaggagaggaagaCCCAGGCCTGGGCCTTGTGCTCAGACAGACTTTGGATTAGAGGCTGAGTCTCCTGGGCAAACCTCGGATACCCCTCTGTAAATAAGGGTATGTGCCCCCTTCCAGGGCTGCCAAGAGGACTTCATGCGGGGGCTTCTTAATCTCACCACTATTGGCATTTGGGATCCAAATATTCTTTGTTGGTGAGGCAGGGGGCCTCCTGGACAACGTAGGATATTTATTAGTATCCTTGGCTTCCACTTGATGGAAACCAGTAGCATCCATCCGCGGAACTATGACAACCCCAAATGTCTCAAGGCACTGCCAAATGCCTCCAGGGGACAGAAGAGCCTGTGGTTAGAGGCCACTGACTTCATGAAGGCAGAGCACCTCGCATGGCACTGCCATCGGGTCAACGCTCATCGAGTGGGCGCCCATTCTCTTCCCAGCCTACTATGTATGGTTTGAAGACATGAACCAACTCCCTTCCATCCTCTGCAAGACCCTAAGCTGTGCCAGTGCAAATGAAGGTGTCTGCAAATTGGAAAGAGCTATACAAAGGGAAGCTGCAtattaaagaggaaggaaggtcCCCAGCATGAACTGGCTTTCCACTCACTCCAGCTGCCACCAGAGGGCCATCTCCCTGGTAACGAACCATACACCCAACCCCAACCTACTCCTTGAATCTCTAATGAAATGAGGGCCTCCCAGCCCTGGCACC comes from the Phacochoerus africanus isolate WHEZ1 chromosome 4, ROS_Pafr_v1, whole genome shotgun sequence genome and includes:
- the PRDM11 gene encoding PR domain-containing protein 11 isoform X3, which codes for MTENMKECLAQTKAAVGEMVTVVKTEVCSPLRDQEYGQPCSRRPDPSAMEVEPKKLKGKRDLIMPKSFQQVDFWFCESCQEYFVDECPNHGPPVFVSDTPVPVGIPDRAALTIPQGMEVVKEASGENDVRCLNEVIPKGHIFGPYEGQISTQDKSAGFFSWLIVDKNNRYKSIDGSDETKANWMRNVAPLAERKRKPKFSKEELDILVTEVTHHEAVLFGRETMRLSHADRDKIWEGIARKITSVSQVPRSVKDIKHRWDDMKRRTKDKLAFMQQSLSGPGAGGRAPTIVLTAHERAIESALLTARAGHCFPRAELDATDSPSTSYDEDEETPGPSRQPLRVPLQPSPEEEACLARPTLLRSSSSSDQSETVGPKPEALPRPSPPAQTACRTPRPHPSPPSAGLDWQLLHAHAQQTEVFRQFCQELVTVHRDMANSMHVIGQAMAELTSRVSQMCQTLTEIRDGVQASQRGPEGAAPTGSTPQAEAPPAEPPEAPPAPAPTRTTRSRKRKHNF